In a single window of the Rhinolophus ferrumequinum isolate MPI-CBG mRhiFer1 chromosome 21, mRhiFer1_v1.p, whole genome shotgun sequence genome:
- the LOC117013851 gene encoding thioredoxin produces the protein MVKQIESKLAFEEALRSAGNQLVVVDFSATWCGPCKMIKPFFHSLSEKYSNVVFLEVDVDDCQDVASECEVKCMPTFQFFKNGQKVGEFSGANKEKLESTINELI, from the coding sequence ATGGTGAAGCAGATCGAGAGCAAGTTGGCTTTTGAGGAAGCCTTGCGCAGTGCAGGAAATCAGCTCGTAGTCGTTGACTTCTCAGCCACGTGGTGTGGGCCTTGCAAAATGATCAAGCCGTTCTTTCATTCCCTGTCTGAAAAGTATTCCAATGTCGTGTTCCTTGAAGTAGATGTGGATGACTGTCAGGATGTTGCTTCAGAGTGTGAAGTCAAATGCATGCCAaccttccaattttttaaaaatggacaaaaggtgGGTGAATTTTCTGGAGCTAATAAGGAAAAACTTGAATCCACCATCAATGAATTAATCTAa